One genomic segment of Nonomuraea coxensis DSM 45129 includes these proteins:
- a CDS encoding glycoside hydrolase family 3 N-terminal domain-containing protein, with protein sequence MTAVERTPEVGGALRPWQDPTLPVADRVEALLRELTLEEKIGQLGSRWIGNDMQAEPAAGVDGVDQVDPGEDAAINVAPMQDVFAASGTVPLAEAVRHGLGHLTRVHGSGPVTPEEGAAEVVRLQREVMAASRFGIPAIVHEECLTGFTAYGATVYPAAIAWGATFDPELIERMAAAIGRDMAAVGVHQGLSPVLDVVRDYRWGRVEETMGEDPYLVSMLGAAYVRGLESAGVIATLKHFAGYSASRAARNHGPVPMGRRELMDMILPPFEAAIALGGARSVMNSYSDVDGVPAGADPWLLTEVLRDDWGFTGTVVSDYWAVPFLATMHRVAAGTEEAGALALAAGIDVELPDTLGFGQHLAELVRRGELPEELIDRAARRLLTQKAQLGLLDAGWTPELSVAGAATVDLDGPANRELARELAERSIVLLDAGSALPLLDEGRAAPRRVAVVGPCADEPRTFMGCYAFPNHVLPRHPGLGLGIEAPSLLDALRAELPGAEIVHERGCDVQGGDRSGFAAATAAAREADLCVVAVGDLAGLFGHGTSGEGCDADDLRLPGVQEDLVTALAATGTPVVVVVVSGRPYALGEVHAAAAGLVQAFMPGEEGGAAIAGVLSGRVQPSGRLPVQIPRGHGGQPGTYLQPPLGADSDGISNLDPTPLFPFGHGASYTAFTLDDLRISDTEVPTDGAFTVSARVRNTGGRAGDEVVQLYLHDVLAQVTRPVRQLAGFARVRLEPGEAARVTFHVHADRTAFTGRDLRRIVEPGDVEVLVGTSAADLPCRGVVRLTGPVRAVGHDRRLDTPVSVDVQEGIDAGQS encoded by the coding sequence ATGACGGCCGTCGAGCGGACTCCCGAGGTGGGCGGCGCGCTCCGCCCGTGGCAGGACCCCACCCTCCCCGTGGCGGACCGGGTGGAGGCGCTTCTCCGGGAGCTGACCCTTGAGGAGAAGATCGGCCAGCTCGGCAGCCGGTGGATCGGCAACGACATGCAGGCCGAGCCGGCGGCCGGCGTCGACGGTGTTGATCAGGTTGACCCCGGCGAGGACGCCGCCATCAACGTGGCCCCCATGCAGGACGTGTTCGCCGCCTCCGGCACCGTCCCCCTCGCCGAGGCCGTCAGGCACGGCCTCGGCCACCTGACCCGGGTGCACGGCAGCGGCCCCGTCACGCCCGAGGAGGGCGCCGCCGAGGTGGTCAGGTTGCAGCGGGAGGTCATGGCGGCCTCGCGGTTCGGCATCCCGGCCATCGTGCACGAGGAATGCCTGACCGGGTTCACCGCCTACGGGGCGACCGTCTACCCGGCGGCCATCGCGTGGGGCGCGACGTTCGACCCGGAGCTGATCGAGCGGATGGCGGCGGCGATCGGCCGCGACATGGCCGCGGTCGGCGTCCACCAGGGCCTGTCGCCGGTCCTCGACGTGGTGCGCGACTACCGGTGGGGGCGGGTCGAGGAGACGATGGGCGAGGACCCGTACCTCGTCTCCATGCTCGGCGCCGCCTACGTGCGCGGCCTGGAGAGCGCCGGCGTCATCGCCACGCTCAAGCACTTCGCCGGCTACTCCGCCTCCCGCGCCGCCCGCAACCACGGGCCGGTGCCGATGGGCCGGCGCGAGCTGATGGACATGATCCTGCCCCCGTTCGAGGCCGCGATCGCGCTCGGCGGGGCCCGCTCGGTCATGAACTCCTACTCCGACGTGGACGGCGTGCCCGCCGGGGCCGACCCCTGGCTGCTCACCGAGGTGCTGCGCGACGACTGGGGCTTCACCGGCACCGTCGTCTCCGACTACTGGGCGGTCCCGTTCCTCGCCACCATGCACCGCGTGGCCGCCGGCACCGAGGAGGCCGGCGCGCTCGCCCTGGCCGCCGGCATCGACGTCGAGCTGCCCGACACCCTCGGCTTCGGGCAGCACCTGGCCGAGCTGGTGCGCCGCGGCGAGCTGCCCGAGGAGCTCATCGACCGCGCCGCGCGCCGGCTGCTCACCCAGAAGGCGCAGCTCGGGCTGCTCGACGCCGGCTGGACGCCGGAGCTGTCCGTGGCCGGGGCCGCCACCGTGGACCTCGACGGGCCGGCCAACCGGGAGCTCGCCCGCGAGCTGGCCGAGCGCTCGATCGTGCTGCTCGACGCGGGCAGCGCGCTGCCCCTGCTGGACGAGGGCCGCGCCGCCCCGCGCCGGGTGGCCGTCGTCGGGCCCTGCGCCGACGAGCCGCGCACGTTCATGGGCTGCTACGCCTTCCCCAACCACGTGCTGCCCCGCCACCCCGGCCTCGGGCTCGGGATCGAGGCCCCGAGCCTGCTCGACGCGCTGCGCGCCGAGCTGCCCGGCGCCGAGATCGTCCACGAGCGGGGCTGCGACGTGCAGGGCGGCGACCGCTCCGGCTTCGCGGCCGCGACCGCCGCCGCCCGCGAGGCCGACCTGTGCGTGGTGGCCGTCGGCGACCTCGCCGGGCTGTTCGGGCACGGCACCTCGGGCGAGGGCTGCGACGCCGACGACCTGCGGCTGCCCGGCGTGCAGGAGGACCTCGTCACCGCGCTGGCCGCCACCGGGACGCCGGTCGTCGTGGTGGTCGTGTCGGGGCGGCCGTACGCGCTGGGCGAGGTGCACGCCGCCGCCGCCGGGCTCGTGCAGGCGTTCATGCCCGGCGAGGAGGGCGGCGCGGCCATCGCGGGCGTGCTGTCCGGCCGGGTCCAGCCGTCGGGCCGGCTGCCGGTGCAGATCCCGCGCGGGCACGGCGGCCAGCCGGGCACCTACCTGCAGCCGCCGCTCGGCGCCGACAGCGACGGCATCAGCAACCTCGACCCGACGCCGCTGTTCCCCTTCGGCCACGGCGCCTCCTACACCGCCTTCACCCTCGACGACCTGCGGATCAGCGACACCGAGGTGCCGACCGACGGCGCGTTCACGGTGAGCGCGCGGGTGCGCAACACCGGCGGGCGGGCCGGTGACGAGGTCGTCCAGCTCTACCTGCACGACGTTCTCGCCCAGGTCACCCGGCCGGTGCGGCAGCTCGCCGGGTTCGCCAGGGTCCGGCTGGAGCCCGGGGAGGCGGCCCGCGTCACCTTCCACGTGCACGCCGACCGCACGGCCTTCACCGGACGCGATCTGAGGCGCATCGTGGAGCCCGGGGACGTCGAGGTGCTCGTCGGCACGTCCGCCGCCGACCTGCCGTGCCGCGGCGTGGTCCGGCTGACCGGCCCGGTCCGGGCCGTCGGCCACGACCGGCGCCTCGACACGCCCGTCTCCGTGGACGTACAGGAGGGGATCGATGCCGGCCAGTCCTAG